TCAACTGATATTAATGATATCTTAGAAGATCCAGAAATTGAAATAGTCATAGAACTCATTGGAGGATACCAACCCGCACTTAAATTTATATTAAGGGCCATGGAAAATGGTAAGCATGTAGTGACTGCAAATAAAGCATTACTTGCCAAACACTGGACTGAAATTATTTCTTCAGCACAAAAAAACCATGTGAGAATATGTTTTGAAGCCAGTGTCGGTGGTGGAATACCACTGCTTCAGCCACTAAATGAAAGTCTTTCAGCTAATCATATAATTTCCAGTTATAGCATAATTAATGGAACTGCAAATTATATACTCACCAAAATGTCTGAAGAAGGCAGAGATTTTGATGATGTTCTCAAAGAAGCACAGATAAAAGGTTATGCCGAATCAGATCCTACTTTTGATATTGAAGGAGATGATACGGCTCAAAAACTTATAATACTTACCATAATAGGTTTTGGTGTTTATATCAAGCAGGAAAACTTCCATGTTGAGGGCATAACAAATATTACACAAGAAGATATTAATTTTGCAAAGAATGAACTTAATTGCTGCATTAAACTACTTGCAATTTCAAAATTAGTTGATGGCAAGTTAGAAGTTAGGGTACATCCAACACTCGTGCCAAATGATCATCTTCTTTCAAGTGTGAATGGTGTATTCAATGGAGTGTACCTTGTTGGAGATATTGTTGGGCCTGTTATGATGTACGGTCCAGGAGCCGGTATGATGCCTACAGCAAGTGCTGTGGTAGGTGATTGCATAGACATAATCGAGAATATGGAAAAACCAGTACTTTATGGCCCATCAACTACATCGGTCAAAGCAATTGGTAACATAACAGATTTAAAATCTAAATATTATATCCGCCTATTAACCGATGATAGGCCCGGTGTGCTCCATGAAATATCCGGAATCCTCAGCCAGCATAATATAAGTATTGGTTCAATGACTCAAAAACAGCAAGATGAGACTAAAGGAATTCCTATCTTTATGGTGACACATACTGCACTTGAAATGGATATGATAGAAGCTATCCATAAAATTGATCAATTAGATTGTGTCAAAGATCAAACTCATTTTATTAGGGTACTTTAATTATTTTATTTTTTTTGTAATTTTTTAATCGATAAATTTAATTATAGTTAATACAATAATATTAAAATGTATTAATTCGGGTGATAATTATGATTACTGTATCGCTGATAAACGAATATTTGTACTGCCCCTTGAGGGTTTACATAGAATTTGATAATCCAGAAATACATAACACTTCAATTGTAGCGTATAAATTATCTCGTGAAGCATTCAGGGGTTTGAAGAAATCCTAAAAAGAAATTTATGGACATTAAAAGGTAGAATGCAATTTACGGAAATATTAGAAGAGATTTTCAATGATGTTCCAGAGTATTTGGAAACTGTTTATTTGAAATTTGAAGATGAAATAATTGATGATGAAGTTGGTATTAGATTCGAAAGCTTAAAGGAAGATCTGAAATACAATTCATGGTTAATAGCTATAAAAAGTCAAAAAATATTAAATAGCGGAATAAATGGTTCTGATGCCGTAGATATGCTTTTTCCACCATGTTTAAATGAATTTGCAATTGAAGATAAGGAAGATGGGCTTTTTGGAAAGGTAGATAAAATAGAAATTATTGATGGAGTGTATTATCCAATTAAATTTAAAACAAGTTTACCTCCTTTAAAAGGTGTGTGGGATTCCGATGCATTACAAGTAACAGCTTATGCTATTTTAATGGAATATGAATTTAATAAAGAAGTACCAGTGGGTTTTGTCAACTACATAAAATTAGGATCTAAAAAACCAGTTCTAATTAATTCATATATAAGGGAAAAATTCTTGAATGTTTACAACGAACTTTCAGACATACTATACAATGATTATGTTCCTGAAGTTGTTAAAAATCATAAAAAATGCCTTGCTTGTAATTACTCTGAAATATGTGATTATAATGTAGGATAATCTTAAATAATTAATAATAAAAAAAATGGTTTCAGTTTGATCTGATCATAGTTAGAACCATCTTAAATCTTTCAATTGCTTTAAGTGCATGAGGATCATTTGCAGGCATAATAATCATTTCTCCTTTTTCTACTATGTTGCTATTATTAGAAATGATAATTTCTGCTTTACCATCCACTACTTGTACCATTGCATCAAATGGGGCGGTATGTTCGCTTAATCCTTCACCTTTATCAAATGCAAATATTGTAACTGTTCCTGTTTCTTTTCTAATGATCTCACGACTAACTACAGCATTTTCTTGGTAATCTATTAAATTTTCAACCTTAAATGTCTTACCTAATAGTTCATTGGACATTATATACACCTCAACTAATATTTATGGATTAAAATTCTGATTTGTTTTCTCTATATGATTGTACAATTCATGTGAGAATCGAATAAATTCAAGCATGGCGGTTATATAATCTCTTGCAGCATCAACATCATTGAGATCATATTCCTTCTTGGACATCATATCTTCAAACCGATTTTCAAACGATTCTTCAATTAAATTCATTAGGAATTCTTCTAATACAGTTTTATCCCCTATTTCAATTGCTTCTTCTGCCTTGTTGATCACAGGTCCCCAGTTTAGACCAGAATGTTTTATTCCATTGTAAGATTTTCCATCCCCCAACATATGCAATCTAACCGCAGTTTCAAAAAACCAGTAGTCAGCAACTTCAGCTGCTTCACCACTGAGTTCTCTTACAATAACCACCCTATCAAAAGCATCTCTTAACTCTCTTTCATACTCCTTTTTTATATAGGGAATTACATAATTTATATTTTCCATTTCTAATGCGAGTTCAGCGGCTGTTACAACCGGCCCATCCATTGTATCACAAAGCGGTGCCATAATTAATATCCCTCATACTTGTTTAGTACAAACATACCCTTTATCATTCCATGAAAAAAAATAAATTTTTTTCTAACCAATATCTAATTTATATTTAAGTTTCTTTCAAAATATAGAATTTTTGGTTCATACAGCAAAAATGATGATATTCCTAATTTGATGGATAAATAATGACATTCATATTTTTAATTAAAGCATAAAAATATAAATCCATAGTAATATATTATAAATGGTGATTTTATGGAAAAGAAGACAGAAGAGCTAATGAAAAAGTGTGAAAATCTAGATGATACAACAGTTATGGGTTCATGTCAAGTACTTTTGGATATGATGAAGGAAAAAAATGTTAAACTAGAGGATGACCCAGAGCAAACATATCTTGGAATGGCTGAAAACCTATCTCCTAAAGATCTTTCTAAAGTACTTGAAATGGCATTAAAAGTTAGAGAAAGCGGAGAAATAAAAGATGTTGAGCTTAAAAATGCTGCAAGTAGGATAATACGAGCAATAGAAATGAGCTAAAATTATTTTCTATAAATTTAATTTTAATCTTACTTTAATTATTTTTTTAAATACCTTTAAAAGCTGTTAGTTCATGCGAATTACATATCAACGTTAGAATAATTCTGTTTTTATTTAACTAAAAATATAAATCTCTGAAAAACAATTATATATTAGGTGTTCATAATGGATGATAAAAAAAACCAAGAACTTATGGCTAAATGTGAAACTATGAAGGATGATCCAGCTTTAATGAAAGAATGTAAAATTATGCTGGATACAATGGCTGAAAAAAAGGTTGAATTAGAAGACGACCCTAACCAGGACTACACCAACATGGCAGAAAATATTTCTGCAGATGATGTTCCTAAAGTACTGGAAATGGCGCTTAAAATAGCTAAAAGTGGAAAAATTAAGGATCCAGAAATAAAAATAGCAGCAGAAAGGCTTATTAGAACCTTAGAACCCCTTTAAAAAAACTACTGGTTAAAATTTCTTTCTCCCAATTTTTTTTATATCAAAAATTGCTGTTTCAGCTACAGCCATAACTGCCATTACACCTGCTTGAACAGGATCTGTAACTACAAGATCCGCCTTTTCAGTTACACTTCCAGGCATATTGAGACTTATAACAATAACATCGTGTTCAGTTTTTATTTTTTCAATACAGGTGGTTATTCTACCTCCCATAAGAGACCCAGCTAAAACTAGAGCGCCAATTCTTGGAAGTCTTCCTACTGCTGAAACTGCTTCTGCAAGTTCGTGTTCTCCAACTAACGGGATGGTATCTACGCTTATCCTTTCGCCCCTGATGTTATGACGGTCTGCCTCAGTTATGGCACCTTGTGCAACTTGTGCTACCTGAGCTCCACCACCTATAATTATTATTCTCTTTCCATATATCTCACTCAGAGAACGGTGGGTTTCAACGTTATCAACATTTCCATGGGTACGAATGTTTTTTGCAAGGGTTTCTATGTCGTCCACATCTTCCAATTCCATATAAACAGATGCAGATTCATCTTTTTCTATGAAAAGGTGAGTATATGAAATATTTATCCCACATTTAGCCATCATATCCGTTATATCTCGCAATACTCCCGGTTTATTGTGGGCTTTGATGGTTATTGCATCCTCTTTCATAGTATCTCCTTTCAATTAATTGTTATTTATATTTAAGTTTGCTTCTATCTAATTAAATTATTCTTTATTCGCTACATTTGAGCCATATCCTGATATTTTACCTGTTAATTCTTTTACTTCAACTCTAATTAATGCTAGATTGTTGAGAGAAGTTTTTGAATATTCAAAATTTGCATTTTTGGAATATTTGGCCATTATAATGTCTAGGGCTTCTTTTTTCTTTTTTGAATCTTCTATAAAATATGCATATCCCCATCCAACAACACTTTTGTATTTCATTCCCCATTTACATGGATTTTGGTCTTTCACAAGCTCAATATTTATCTCAACCCTAAATGAAACCCTATTGTTAACTTTTAAGATTTCTATCTTTTTTCCTTCATTTGAAGAGTGGAGGTATAAAGTCTGATTTTTGTATCCAATGTTCATGGGTACTATTTAAGGACTGTTATTACTTGATAACGCCAATATGCAATGATCTGCTTCTTGTAATATTGCTTCAATCATATTTTTATTCTTTATTTCCTTCTCCTTTCTTCTCATCTTCCAATCCTCGATCTATTATACTCTATAATCAGTTTTCTATAAAATAAATTATTTGCAAGATTTTATCCTAATGTTGGAGAATACCCCATCCGTGAGGGTGGGGATGAATACAACCATAATATATTAATAATAATTTAGCAATAAATAATATTATGTTAAGAGCATATAGATATCGAATGTATCCGACTAAAAACCAAGAAGAAATGGTTAACAAACATTTTGGAGCATGTCGATACGTGTATAATTGGGGATTAGAATATAAAATTCGAACATATAAGGAAACATGTAAATCAATATCCCGTTTCGCTCTTAACAAAGAAATAACAACACTCAAACAAAATGAAGTATGGCTCAAAGAAATTAACAGTCAATCATTACAAGGAGCTACCCTTAACCTTGATAATGCATTCACAAGATTTTTCAGAGAGAAAAAAGGATTCCCACATTTTAAATCAAAAAAAAATAGAGTACAATCATTCAATGTACCACAGAATTACAAAGTTGATTTCGCTAACAATGAAGTATACTTTCCAAAGATAGGATGGGTGAAAACAAAATTACATAGACAATTCAAAGGCAAACAACAAACAGCAACAATCTCTAAGACAAATACTGGTAAATATTATATCAGTATTCTAATTAATGACGAACAATCTTACCTGAAAAAGTAAAATTCAATCAGAAAACCACCATAGGATTGGATATGGGATTAACCCACTTCTTAATCACTAGTAAAAGTGTTAAGGTTAATAATCCACGACCACTTAAACAACAGTTGAAACGACTTAAACATGAACAACGAAAGTTATCACGTAAACAGAAAGGTTCAAATAATCATAATAAACAACAAATCAACCTATCAAAGATTCATGAACGAATACGAAACATACGTGAGGATTTCCAGCATAAACTTAGTAAATCTATTGTATGTGAGAACCAAGCAATAGCAATAGAGAAATTAAATATTAAAGGCATGCTACGAAACCATAACCTAGCACAAAGTATAAGTGATGTTGGCTGGGCAGGGTTCATAGATTGTACTTGTGGAGAGGGATGATTAATTTTATAACCTTAGGAGGTTGAAAAATGGGTGAATTTGTTGAGGTTGCATTGGTGGATGAATTAGATGATGGAAACATGCTGATGTCAAATATTAATGGACTAGAAATACTTGTTACAAGGGTTGGAGATAATTATTATGGTGCGGATAACCGTTGCCCACATATGGGGGTAATCTTTCAGGGAGGGAAACTTGAAGGAACAATTGTAACTTGTCCAAGACATCACAGCCAGTTTGACTTGACTGATGGCCACGTAATACGCTGGACAGATTGGACTGGACTTAAATTAACTGCTGCTAAAATATTCAAGTCCCCACGCTCTCTTAAAACCCATCAAGTCAAGATAAAAGAAGATAAAATATGGGTAAAGATAGACTAAATCAATTAATATTTTGTTTATTATGATTTTTTACAAAAATCAGCCATTTCATTCATATCATAAAAAATCCTGCAGAAATATTTACATGCAGTTATTAATTCCGATTCACCTTCAGTAGTTAATGAATAAATTTTATTGGTATCTGTCTTAATTAAACCTGTATTCTTCAATTCTTTTAATGCAGGATAAATGGTACCGGGACTTGGTTTAGATCCCCTTCTTATTTCCAATTCTCTAC
This sequence is a window from Methanobacterium sp. SMA-27. Protein-coding genes within it:
- a CDS encoding homoserine dehydrogenase codes for the protein MDNVVNIGLIGFGTIGSGVVETINKNIDLFENKVGKKVKLKKVVDLDITTDRGVEISSEILSTDINDILEDPEIEIVIELIGGYQPALKFILRAMENGKHVVTANKALLAKHWTEIISSAQKNHVRICFEASVGGGIPLLQPLNESLSANHIISSYSIINGTANYILTKMSEEGRDFDDVLKEAQIKGYAESDPTFDIEGDDTAQKLIILTIIGFGVYIKQENFHVEGITNITQEDINFAKNELNCCIKLLAISKLVDGKLEVRVHPTLVPNDHLLSSVNGVFNGVYLVGDIVGPVMMYGPGAGMMPTASAVVGDCIDIIENMEKPVLYGPSTTSVKAIGNITDLKSKYYIRLLTDDRPGVLHEISGILSQHNISIGSMTQKQQDETKGIPIFMVTHTALEMDMIEAIHKIDQLDCVKDQTHFIRVL
- the cas4 gene encoding CRISPR-associated protein Cas4; this translates as MQFTEILEEIFNDVPEYLETVYLKFEDEIIDDEVGIRFESLKEDLKYNSWLIAIKSQKILNSGINGSDAVDMLFPPCLNEFAIEDKEDGLFGKVDKIEIIDGVYYPIKFKTSLPPLKGVWDSDALQVTAYAILMEYEFNKEVPVGFVNYIKLGSKKPVLINSYIREKFLNVYNELSDILYNDYVPEVVKNHKKCLACNYSEICDYNVG
- a CDS encoding cupin domain-containing protein gives rise to the protein MSNELLGKTFKVENLIDYQENAVVSREIIRKETGTVTIFAFDKGEGLSEHTAPFDAMVQVVDGKAEIIISNNSNIVEKGEMIIMPANDPHALKAIERFKMVLTMIRSN
- a CDS encoding DUF6448 family protein; protein product: MAPLCDTMDGPVVTAAELALEMENINYVIPYIKKEYERELRDAFDRVVIVRELSGEAAEVADYWFFETAVRLHMLGDGKSYNGIKHSGLNWGPVINKAEEAIEIGDKTVLEEFLMNLIEESFENRFEDMMSKKEYDLNDVDAARDYITAMLEFIRFSHELYNHIEKTNQNFNP
- a CDS encoding DUF5612 domain-containing protein, encoding MKEDAITIKAHNKPGVLRDITDMMAKCGINISYTHLFIEKDESASVYMELEDVDDIETLAKNIRTHGNVDNVETHRSLSEIYGKRIIIIGGGAQVAQVAQGAITEADRHNIRGERISVDTIPLVGEHELAEAVSAVGRLPRIGALVLAGSLMGGRITTCIEKIKTEHDVIVISLNMPGSVTEKADLVVTDPVQAGVMAVMAVAETAIFDIKKIGRKKF
- a CDS encoding pyridoxamine 5'-phosphate oxidase family protein; its protein translation is MNIGYKNQTLYLHSSNEGKKIEILKVNNRVSFRVEINIELVKDQNPCKWGMKYKSVVGWGYAYFIEDSKKKKEALDIIMAKYSKNANFEYSKTSLNNLALIRVEVKELTGKISGYGSNVANKE
- a CDS encoding RNA-guided endonuclease TnpB family protein, with the translated sequence MLRAYRYRMYPTKNQEEMVNKHFGACRYVYNWGLEYKIRTYKETCKSISRFALNKEITTLKQNEVWLKEINSQSLQGATLNLDNAFTRFFREKKGFPHFKSKKNRVQSFNVPQNYKVDFANNEVYFPKIGWVKTKLHRQFKGKQQTATISKTNTGKYYISILINDEQSYLKK
- a CDS encoding transposase encodes the protein MLPEKVKFNQKTTIGLDMGLTHFLITSKSVKVNNPRPLKQQLKRLKHEQRKLSRKQKGSNNHNKQQINLSKIHERIRNIREDFQHKLSKSIVCENQAIAIEKLNIKGMLRNHNLAQSISDVGWAGFIDCTCGEG
- a CDS encoding Rieske (2Fe-2S) protein; amino-acid sequence: MGEFVEVALVDELDDGNMLMSNINGLEILVTRVGDNYYGADNRCPHMGVIFQGGKLEGTIVTCPRHHSQFDLTDGHVIRWTDWTGLKLTAAKIFKSPRSLKTHQVKIKEDKIWVKID
- a CDS encoding PadR family transcriptional regulator; the protein is MACCEMKGYLSYLILWILNRKSMNGAQIGRELEIRRGSKPSPGTIYPALKELKNTGLIKTDTNKIYSLTTEGESELITACKYFCRIFYDMNEMADFCKKS